The DNA window TGAATGTTGACATTTATCGCATACATTTTTGTTGTCTAGGTGGGCCTCTGTTCTGAAATTCCAATGAATCAAACAAACCTGTACCGTTATTTAAGATCCACGGCCGCTCATACAAAGTGAAAATTTCGGTCTGGTGGCTCTCTCATGAGACCACCATTTTGCCTCTCTGTAAACAACACATGCCTGAAAAAAGGCTCtttgatccaaatataatgttCGGTAACACCTATGAGCACGGACCCTAGTGACTTAATTTCTGCAGCAAACGGCCACCAATGGTACATAGATTTCTTAGGTGACACTATTCAGATCTTCGTTGGCCCGAGATCTCTCGCACGGGTAAGCAATCCGCTCATCGGCACTCTCGCACACTCACActaggctagaggttgaagagagAGTGAGAACAACGCACACACACCGAACAAGCACCAACATTGGCCAAACCTCTGCTTGGTTGTGGAGAACTGAACTTCTAATGTCTAATGCTATGCATGAGTATATGTACAACTTTAGCTATACCTTACCAGGTACAAAAATGGTTGGCAAGTACTCCAACCCCCAACTACTcctatctaatcctagtacacagacatgtcctattgccatgctgctacagtactAGATGTGACAGTAGGGTTGACTTTTGTGCCATCCCCTGCTGCGCGGGTATAGAGGGAGCAGTAGATTATTTCTAACagttcttcccctaatcctgctacTAACCCGATGCCTTAACCTCcaccatgccaatcatcttcttcagctcagaGAACCAAAGCTGtccgagtgacttggtgaggatgtcagcaAGTTGCCGACCTATTTCGATGAACTTGacatcgatgtgcttgctccgataGTGGAGGACtggattcttcacgagggcgatggcgggatTGTTGTCCACCATTAGTGCTGGCAGACAAGCTTCCTCACCTATCTGCTCGctcagcagccggcgtagccaaaCAGCTTGGCACGGCGCTGTGGACGTCGCCACGTACTCCGCCTCACACGTAGACAGTGCCACCACCTTCTACTTTAGCGACAGCCAGGAAATTGGGGCcgacccaaggaagacgagcatgccGGAGGTGCTCCATCGTCCATTGATGTCGcctgccatgtctgcatcgctgaagacCGTGAGCCACAGCCCACTTGCGCCgtcggtcttggggaagacgatcacctGATCCATCGTCCCCTTAACATAGCGCAACAGCCACTTCACCATGGCCCaatgatcctctcggggatcttCCATGAAGTCGCTAACATAGCCCACGGCAAACGCAATGTCTGACCTCATGTGGACTATGTAGCGCAACCCGCCGATGATGCTTtgatagagtgttgcatctaccttcgctgTGGTTCTGGCCTTTGTCAGCTTCAggcgctcctccatcggagtacGTGCTCTGACCGAGCGCAAGCGCCTCCATCCCCTATTTcacctcgatgccaaggtagtaggagagcacgTCGAGATTGGtcattcaaaaacgagccgccatctcgcgcttcaAGCTGCCAATGTCCTCCTCACATGcgtcggtgacgatcaagtcatccacatacacactgatgacaagctcctccttcccccatcgccatGTGTAAAGTGCTCTGTTGCACAATGTGTGAACCCAAGGACGCCCAGtgtggcgtcgagcttggcgttccacgcccgCGGGGCTTGCCgtagcccatagagcaccttgcgCAGTCTGAGCACCTTGTGCTCTGCTCCCTTGACGATGAAGCCTGGAGCTTGCCTAACGAAGATCGTCCCCTccagctcaccattgaggaaggccgatttcaTGTCCAAGTGATGGACATGCCAGTCCTTTGCCACTGCCAGAGCTAGCAGCAGTCAGACAGACTCCATGCGCACCACCGACGCAaaaacttcctcgaagtcgatgccatAGCGCTGGATGAAGCCACGAGCAACAaggcgtgccttgtgcttgacgatggcatcGCGCTCATCCTGGTTCACCTTGTACATCCACTTCAGCCTGATCGGATGGCATCCTGGTGgcggatcgacgagctcccaagtcttattttcctcgatcgcctacATCTCCTCCAGCATAGCCCATCGCTAATTGGCAccgcgctcggccagcgcgaacgtgggtggctcCTCTATACTGATAAGAAGCAGCTCTGGATCGTCGAGCAGTCGACGCGCCAGGCCTAAGGACCCTGTGTTGCCGACGATGTTGTCTAGCCTACGGAACCACACCTCCTCgccatcgtggaaggcatccacaaactcacTGATGTCGCTTGGATGAGAGGCGAACTcaatcggtgtcgatggagtacCTTGTTCCGCCAGAGTGGTCGACACTgctgctggagtgctcggcacccttgCTA is part of the Miscanthus floridulus cultivar M001 chromosome 9, ASM1932011v1, whole genome shotgun sequence genome and encodes:
- the LOC136479785 gene encoding secreted RxLR effector protein 161-like, whose protein sequence is MEERLKLTKARTTAKVDATLYQSIIGGLRYIVHMRSDIAFAVGYVSDFMEDPREDHWAMVKWLLRYVKGTMDQVIVFPKTDGASGLWLTVFSDADMAGDINGRWSTSGMLVFLGSAPISWLSLK